ATAGATCTTGTAAGAACCTACGAGGaaaatggaagcttcaaaagGGGATAGCTATGTTAGTCTAATATATCAAAATTGACAGAGACAGGTGGCACCATTATAGACTAAataatttattgaggcatgaactTTTAAAGATCAAAGTCCATTTCATCAGATGCATGAGTGGGATACAAAGAGGAGAATGAGAAGGCCTGGAGTAGCCTAGCAGAAATGGAGGCCAGCAATGGAAAAGAATTTGGATTTGCTTTTGAAAGATGGGGGTAGTGGTGGGAACAGCATTTAGAGGTTgggtaaaaggcatgcaggcaGAGCTTGGGTTAAGTCAGGGAATTTTATATGCTCATCCAGCCAAAATGGAAGAGAACAGGGCAGATCGGGTGAGCTAGAGtgatcttatctgccatcatctactacattACTGTTCTGACTGCATCCTCCTTACATCTCACTGAAGATCTTTGAGGTGATGGTTGGTATTAAAACTAGCATAAGGAAGAAGCTGTAACGCAGAAGCATGGAGGTCAGGGCCCAGATCgcccatagaccgctattaaatggacttggaaaaattccgcatttttaggtataacttgtctggaatgtttttacgtttggggagcatgccaggtgcccttgacctggattggccactgtcggtgacaggatgctgggctagatggacctttggtctttcccagtatggcactacttatgtacttatgtacttatgtgttgctATGATACAGAGAACAGGGCCTGACATGGACCCATGATGAGAAACACTTTCATTTCTCtaattttagtttatttatttggaattgGTGCAATATGAGTTGCGTTATCATGCACTAAGTATTTTCCTGAACCTGgaagacttacaatctaagtttgtgcctggggcagtgaagggttaaatgactttcgCAAGTTAAGTTATTGCTTCTGGAGCATCTAAGCTGCTTTATCTGACTGAGAACATAAAAATGGATTGTTAGTGAAGACAGAGGGAGCTGGTATTTGCTTTCAGAGATGCTGAGAAAGTAAAATAGCTGATTGCCCTGCCTtaagtccacccccccccccccccccccagtgatccgTTGCAGGTTTCAGAATAAATAGGCAAGAGATGAAGGATGTCACCCTTCCCAgccatggaacaatggaggaggcAAAGTGAGGCTGGGGCTTGCCATGGTTACTCTGTTACAATGGCTACTACTAACTGAGAATGTGAGTGGGTGGAGCTGGGCCATAGCTGATGACCTCAGCACGTCACTGTGATAAACAATGATATTCTGGGTCACAGCAGTGGGAAAGGCTGGCCTGGAGCACTGACCCCAACACTGACTGTTGGCACTCACGTTCTTTGTGCATAGATACAGGAACCTAGCAGTGTCTGAGTACACAGCTCTACCCAGATCGTAGCTGGAGGACATGAGATAGAACAGCAAATTCCATGCATTAACACTCTTCGTGCTGTTAGCTTGTGTGTCTGCCATTATTATGTGTGCTACAAGAAGCTGAAAAGGTGGTGCACTGACAGGGTGCGGTTTGTCAGCATGGGGACTGGAGAAAGACCATTTACACACAGTCAGCTCTCTCAATCACTAATGTAGAAGAGGTCTGTCTTTGATAAAGACCTGCAGATGtttggctgggttttttttgtttttttaatctataAATTTGTATTAAATAACCAAGCATACAAAGGAAACCACAATTCCATTAcaaacaattcccccccccccccccccccatacaaccTAAATAGCAAATCCCAACAAACCCAGTCCCCTATCTCCACCCTTTCAACTTACAATCCACTCTTAGTAACATAAACCCGAGGGACACAgtgtggtttttcagtgccacCCTGCCGCATCTACCCCCTCCCCTAACCTCCTGCTCTCCCAACACGAGCATGGTGATTAGACGAGTCCATTCTTATTTATCCAGATTATAACGTCCATGGAGACAATCTGTAAGGATTTCCAATTCTCCTAAATGTGCCATACACACCATCCAATCACTCAGGGTAGGTCCAGTTTGTTTTCTTCCAGTGAGCCGCTATCTCATATTTAGCCGCAGCCAGACATAAGCATTTCAGCTGTACTTGCCAGTGAGTCCACTCTTATTACTAACACCGGGCAAACAGGACTTAGGGTTCTTGGGAAATATCAATACAGCACAACGAAGGTCTAATAAGCCTGTGTTTTCccacattcccaccatatatggtaGAAGGTACCTTTTAGCTTCCAAACACGCCAACAAACATCAGTGTTTACATTCAGAAACATAGCTTGCAATTAACTGGGGTGTAATACCAGCGAGGACCACCGTTATATGCATTTTCCTTAATTTATTTCCTGGATTCTGCTTGGTGATGTCTGACTCTAGCCTCATGTTTTATAGGATAATAGCTCTGATTATATGCATGATCCTGGCCTGGGACTACAGGAATCAATTGAATAATTAACGTGTAACCCAGACAGCACACAGCACATCCCCTGTGTCCCCTGGACAGCACAGGAAGGAACAAGATCTTGACTCAGCTGCTGGATGAAGTCAATACATCAGTACCTCATCCTGTCTGTGGGTGGAGAGtgaggagtgggaggggagaaggCGAATATTATGTACCTCCAAAATCAGCCCAGAGATCTTTACTCTGACTGCAGATTTCTATGTCAGATGAGCTGAGATTTAATCCAAAGCAGAGAGACTTAAATGAGCCGTCAGTTTCAGGGAACGCAAACTAACCTTAGAATAAAAATTCACTGAACCAGAAGACACTGCAGCAGCCCGATTGCTTATACCCATACGTATCCCTCTTATTTAGTTTGCATCATTCCTCACCTCTCCAGTCCCCAATTTCCTTGTGCATGGTCATTTATTGCCTTCATGTGAAATCCGAGACACTCATGAGCTTTAAAACTTGGAAGGAAAATGGATTTAAATAGTTTCTGTAAAGAGGGGACATCTTCTCCAGCTCTACCATTAcatctcctccaccttctctgaCTCATTTCTGCCTTTTGACACCACCCCCTACCTTCCACCCTTATAACACATTTACATGCTTATTGGGTGTATTGCAGCTGTCAGAAATGTGTTCTGAGAGAATCCATCTATAGGGAATGAGAAGCATCAAAAATCCTTGATTTGCACTGTGGTGATGACCATAGGATGCCCGAGGTTATGTGCTCTTCATGGTGTAATTTGTTGCTCTCCTTTCTTGGATATGTGACTTACCCAAGTAAGAATGAATTCTCTCAGCAAcatatttcaattttggtgccttATAATCAGATAGCAGAGGAATTCCCTGATGTCAGATATCTGAGGATGACGCTCCACATTCTCTGGTGTAGGGAATCTAGCCTGCTACATAGGGGCTGTACACCTCCCATGTGTCTTGCTTGCATGCTCTTGTAAATATACAATATGTCACATGTCCAAGTAGGTGTGTACATAAATTTGTCTCTGAACTCCTGTGTTGTATGTGAATTTCCTTAATGATTATAAGAGCATTGATATAAGACTGTACTTTTCCCACTCTTTAGGGGATATCAGACACTTACTGGTCTGGATCAAACAGAACCTATTGCAAGAGAGACCAGAGCTCTTTATTCAAGGGGACTCAGTGTAAGTGTTCATCCCAAGATACTTTTCTTCTGTATCTCCATGTCTCCCACTGCAGACATCTCCATCTGCACCCACAATTCTGCTATGTGGAGGTAGAAGGATGCCTAATGTCAGGAGATTGTCTTCTAATTGCAGAAATGGTTATTTTTCACACCCCTTGATGCAAATACTGCTGACTGCTTGAGCAGACAAGGTTTGGTCCCTTCTCTCTGTACCACAAGTAACTTATAAGCTGTACTTTTTCTCCTTGTTCTCTTTCACAGGAGGCCTGGTATCCTGGTGCTCATCAATGATGCTGACTGGGAGTTAATGGTCTGTATGCTTCATTGGGTTTGTACTACCCTTCTTTTCCCTAGAATCCACCTCTAAATGCCTCTCTGCCCTATCTGGCACCTGTGCTTTCTTCCTTCTCAGTGCTACCCACATGCCcatttccttcctctcccttattATTATAGCAGGCTCCTCCCCTAAAAAGATGACATACCTCACTCATTAGTACTCATCCCCTCTGCCTTCAGAAAGCTTGTTCAGCATTTTGTGCTTCTTGGGAGAGAAAAGTAAAGCTTATCTTCTCTGtctggctgcagggggagctgACCTATAAACTCCAGAATGAAGACAGCATCACTTTCATCTCAACATTACATGGAGGATGAACTCCTGGAACGATATGGGACAGTTTGTCTTTTGATGTATTTGTATTtcacataccagctgtacacaaTGCTGTACTGTACAGAGACTCAGAAGAGACAAATGAACCAAACACAGAACATAAAAAAGGCCTTGAGCTAATGAAGGCCATAACTAGGAAAAGCTAAACGGGCTGCAACATAGGTGAGAAGAATTGCAGAAGGAGCAACTTATTGAATATGGCTACAGAATGAAAGTTCTTCGGAGTGTATATAAGAAAAGCCAGTGGGGTGGGTAGGTGTTTTCTATGTCTTTAGCAAGAAATTGGAGTATTGCTGTACTCACATGGACATCTAGATAGGACAGCATTCAAAGCTgaaagtctaaaaaaaaaatctgtttcaaACAAGTAAACCAAGCTTAAGATGGGGTTTGAGTGCATGAGCCACTTGTTTAGCATTAATATTAAAAGAATCTTAAACCTTACTTCAGAATCTTTCGCTTTTTTGTGCCTGACACCTGAGAAGCACCTTCAAGCCAAGCACACTAGAGGAAGGGAAATGTAGTCAGAAGATGTAGAGAATTGTAAATAGGACGGATGGAGTTTAGTTGAGGAGAAGGAGGGG
This is a stretch of genomic DNA from Microcaecilia unicolor chromosome 6, aMicUni1.1, whole genome shotgun sequence. It encodes these proteins:
- the URM1 gene encoding ubiquitin-related modifier 1 isoform X1, with the translated sequence MEERKLSRIVWGARALLSFWTAIPCGGAELLFGGLKKHHVTLPIQSDTWDIRHLLVWIKQNLLQERPELFIQGDSVRPGILVLINDADWELMGELTYKLQNEDSITFISTLHGG
- the URM1 gene encoding ubiquitin-related modifier 1 isoform X2, coding for MAAFISLQLEFSGGAELLFGGLKKHHVTLPIQSDTWDIRHLLVWIKQNLLQERPELFIQGDSVRPGILVLINDADWELMGELTYKLQNEDSITFISTLHGG